DNA from Ovis aries strain OAR_USU_Benz2616 breed Rambouillet chromosome 15, ARS-UI_Ramb_v3.0, whole genome shotgun sequence:
CAAAAGCTGGATAATAAAATTTGTCAGTCCACTAGAAGCTGTCCCTGAGTGTCCCCTTCAGAGTGCGGCCCTCCGAGCTTTACGGAGAATTAGTCTTATTCCCCAAAGTCAGTATTCCTCAAGAAGTTTGCAGACTTCTGATTCACAAAACTCTTCCCTCTAGACTTATTCTCAGTTATAGGACTTTGGTTTTAGTACCTAGCTTGATTCTAATTGTCTTAAAGTTTGAGCAGGTTTCCAATATAAACACAGATATAGGAACTGTCCACACTGTGAAatattctcaggaaaaaaaatccagatatataagcaagaaaataaagtaaaaaaaaaaaaaagaaataacaaatcacacacacacacacatacgtttGATAATACTTTTTGTACAACAATTTGACCACATAAAAATAGCAATTTGTTGGTATATGTAATAACACATATTAAATTGATAACAGTAATAACTCTTTTGAAGGAGTCAAAAGGAATTCTCTATGTGtattgtttataaaatttaaagaatatgaCATTCAACACTCtcttttgttataaaaataataaaatcctcctgttgcagacagattctttaccatctgagccaccaagaaagccttgTGTACATACGTAATagatacattatatatatgtgtgtgcatatatatataatgcatgtatatatatatatatatttacaacaaaatagaaaaagcatGAAAGTATGAATCTAGGGCTGTGCTAAGATTTGGAATTTCTGTCTTAAAGAGTAGGTGCCTTTTAAGTTGACATATAAATAGTCGACAAAACACTAAGCAGTACTATTTCAGATGACAGCATGGAGTACAGGACAATGAGCAGTCTCTCTAATACATATTCATCAACATGCAGTTTTATCAAGCTTTCCAACTTTGAAGGTGATGAGTACTCCCTCCCTCCCTAGACCCCGTGGATGATGACACTGAATGCTTTGAGGGTAACCCTCTCATTGCCCCAACACCgttcttattttctttgaagaaagagTCGGATTAGCCCCTGGCGAATCTGCTTGGTTTTACAACTGTAGATGATGGGATTGAGCACAGGAGGCACCAGAAGATAGATGTTGGCCAGGAACAGACGGAGAGCAGGGGCAGCCTGCTTCACAAAGCGGTGCACCAGGGCCACACTGATCATGGGCACGTAGTACACGAGGACCGCACAGATATGTGAGACACACGTGCCAAGGGCCTTCCGTCGTCCCTCCCCTGAAGAAATGCCCAGCACTGTGTGCAGGATCAGCATATAAGAGATGACAATGAGCAATGAGTCCAGTCCAAAGGTAGAAGTCACAATGCAAAGCCCCAGAATGCTGTTGGTGCGAGTGTTCCCACTAGGCAGCTGGATTAGGTCTGAATGAAGACAATAGGAGTGGGAGAGGACATTGTGGCCACAGAAGGGCAGACGTTTCAGGAGCAAAGGCAATGGAAACATGAGCATCACACTTTTTAGTCCGAGAACAGCAGCAGAACCAGCAATACGGGGCAGGGTCAGGATGGCGGTGTACCGAAGAGGGTTGTAGATGGCCACAAAGCGGTCCACAGACATGGCCAGCAGAACTCCTGACTCCATGATGGAAAATGAATGTATAGAGAACATTTGGAAAAGGCAGGCTTCAAAGCAGATCTCATTGGCACCAAAAAGGAAGATGCCCAGCACAGTGGGCAGGGTAGAAGCAGAGACACCAAGCTCTGCAAAGGCTAGCATAGCTAGGAATAGATACATTGGCTGGTGGAGAGAGGTATTTTTCTTGATCACTGTCAGAATCAGACTATTGCCCACAAGAGCCACAAGATACATGGTACAGAATGGAAAGACAAACCAAGGGTATAGGGTCTCCAGGCCAGGGAGACCAGTCAGCAGAAAATATTTTGGGGTGAATTGACTACTGTTGAACATTTTCCTATGTCTGGAGTCTGGGGAGCTTGACCTAGGAAGATGCCAAGGATGCAGCCTGGGGTGAGATGCAGAAAGGTTATGAAAGGCTGAGAAGGATCGGAGAATTACCTGCCTAGTACTATCTGCAAACCTATGCCACTTCTCCTATCATGACCAGCTCCATTTGGTCTTCCATACTAAATAAAAATGTGGAGTCATCTTTGCAAGTAGATATAACTCCAGAATAAGGAAATCCGgtagaatattttataattcaaaattaaaattaacccCTTAGTGATGCCACTGTGAATATTGGGTAGGAATTGGATGTTTCTCATGTCTCTATGAAGAGATGATATTGTATAGTTTAAAGAAGGTACCAATAGAAAGAAACTTACATAAAGAAAGCTGTAATCTATCAGATATTCTATAGATCCTGGTTAGAGTATGTTGGATTTTAAGTGACTGATGGGAATAGGAGTTAAGAATAAAATTACTTCGGCATTAATATAGAATCTATACTAGAGATTCTAAATGTCCATGCCTGCC
Protein-coding regions in this window:
- the LOC114118376 gene encoding olfactory receptor 51I1-like; translation: MFNSSQFTPKYFLLTGLPGLETLYPWFVFPFCTMYLVALVGNSLILTVIKKNTSLHQPMYLFLAMLAFAELGVSASTLPTVLGIFLFGANEICFEACLFQMFSIHSFSIMESGVLLAMSVDRFVAIYNPLRYTAILTLPRIAGSAAVLGLKSVMLMFPLPLLLKRLPFCGHNVLSHSYCLHSDLIQLPSGNTRTNSILGLCIVTSTFGLDSLLIVISYMLILHTVLGISSGEGRRKALGTCVSHICAVLVYYVPMISVALVHRFVKQAAPALRLFLANIYLLVPPVLNPIIYSCKTKQIRQGLIRLFLQRK